A genomic segment from Garra rufa chromosome 5, GarRuf1.0, whole genome shotgun sequence encodes:
- the pax8 gene encoding paired box protein Pax-8 — MSNTTGRGHGGLNQLGGMFVNGRPLPEVIRQRIVDMAHQGVRPCDISRQLRVSHGCVSKILGRYYETGSIKPGVIGGSKPKVATPKVVEKIAEYKRQNPTMFAWEIRDRLLAEAVCDGDTVPSVSSINRIIRTKVQQPFNLPLDSKGLSPGHTLIPSSAVTPPESPQSDSLGSTYSISGLLGIPQTSTEGKRSHDDSDQESCRHSVDSQGSGSGPRKQLRTEHFPSQHLECGFERHHYSSDTFSQTVAGKTEQSLYPLSLINGSLDEGKGASAISRNLAAHQGYTVVAEALQPLPLCLKQEMSPEVNSSSPSPNITANPAFLELTSISAPSSMPISNSCSNVTHLSHGFSSFSHHAPVHGQFSSPPLIAGRDVASSMLPGYPPHIPSAAQTGFSSSTITGMVAGPEYTGQTYSHAPYTSYSDAWRFTNSSILGSPYYYSSAARAPPPSTAAYDHL; from the exons ATGTCCAACACAACTGGGCGAG GTCATGGGGGTCTTAATCAACTAGGTGGCATGTTTGTGAACGGACGCCCGCTCCCGGAGGTCATCCGGCAGAGGATTGTGGACATGGCGCACCAGGGCGTACGACCCTGTGACATCTCCCGCCAGCTGAGGGTCAGTCACGGCTGCGTCAGCAAGATCCTGGGCAG GTACTATGAGACAGGCAGCATTAAACCAGGAGTCATTGGGGGCTCAAAGCCGAAAGTGGCGACTCCTAAAGTGGTGGAGAAGATAGCGGAGTACAAGCGGCAAAACCCGACTATGTTTGCTTGGGAGATCAGAGACCGACTTCTGGCCGAGGCCGTTTGTGACGGTGACACTGTGCCCAGTGTCAGCTCCATCAACAG GATTATTCGCACAAAAGTTCAACAGCCATTCAACCTGCCTCTCGACAGTAAAGGCCTCAGTCCTGGACATACACTGA TTCCCAGTTCAGCTGTCACTCCTCCAGAATCTCCTCAGTCAGACTCTCTGGGTTCAACCTACTCCATCAGCGGCCTGCTGGGAATCCCACAAACCAGCACCGAGGGCAAGAGGAGCCACGATGACA GTGATCAGGAGAGCTGTCGGCACAGCGTAGACTCTCAGGGCAGCGGAAGCGGACCCCGGAAACAGCTGAGGACCGAGCACTTCCCATCCCAGCACCTGGAGTGCGGCTTTGAGCGTCACCACTACAGCTCCGATACGTTCAGCCAAACCGTAGCCGGCAAAACAGAGCAG TCGCTCTATCCTCTCTCGCTCATCAATGGCAGTTTGGATGAgggtaaaggtgcttcagctatcAGTCGAAACCTAGCAGCACATCAGGGATACACAGTGGTTGCAG AAGCTCTACAGCCCCTCCCACTCTGTCTAAAGCAGGAAATGTCACCCGAGGTGAACAGCTCAAGCCCCTCCCCCAACATCACCGCTAATCCAGCCTTCCTGGAGCTCACTTCCATTTCGGCCCCGTCATCAATGCCCATCTCTAACAGCTGCAGCAACGTCACTCATTTATCTCATGGCTTCAGCTCATTTTCCCATCATGCCCCAGTGCATGGGCAGTTCAGCAGCCCGCCACTCATCGCAG GCAGAGATGTGGCGAGCTCGATGCTGCCTGGTTATCCTCCACACATCCCCTCAGCCGCACAGACGGGCTTCTCATCGTCCACCATCACTGGGATGGTAGCAG GTCCAGAATACACAGGCCAGACCTACAGCCACGCGCCATACACATCCTACAGCGATGCCTGGAGATTCACCAACTCCAGCATATTAG GTTCCCCGTATTACTACAGTTCAGCCGCGAGAGCGCCGCCTCCCTCCACCGCCGCTTACGATCATCTCTAG